GTGGGAGCATCGAAAACCGAGCCAGGTTCCTGCTCGCAGTCTATGAACGCATCAGAGGTGCAGTCGGGAGTGAGTTTCCGGTTCTTGTCAAGATGAATGCTCAGGATTTCCTGGAGGGAGGCTTCAGTTCCCTGGAAATGGTACAGGTGGCTTCCATGCTTGAAAAGGCAGGAATTGACGCCATCGAAATGAGTGGAGGAACGATTCATTCCGGTCCCCGCCTCAGTCCTGTGCGAATGGGAAAGCTGGAGACGGAGGAGAAAGAGGTCTATTACCGGGAAGAGGCCAGGCTCTTCAAGGAAAAGATCCGGGTTCCCCTCATTCTGGTTGGGGGCATTCGTTCCTACCATGTGGCCGACAAGTTGGTGGAAGAGGGTTTGGCGGACTATATTTCACTCTCAAGACCCCTTATCCGCGAACCGGGTCTTGTCAACCGCTGGAGATCCGGAGATACACGCAAGTCCACGTGTCTTTCGGACAATCAGTGCTTCAAACCGGCCATGGCGGGCGAGGGGTTGTATTGCGTCGTAGAGGCAAAGGAGAAGGCGAAGACGCAATGAGCCGTCGAGGAAAGCAGAATGCGATATTGTCACATTAACCACGGAGACACAGAGGGCACGGAGAAAGACCTTCCGAATGAAATCTCTGTGTTCTCCGTGTCTCTGTGGTTTAGATGAAATCTGACAATTTTGAGTTAATCTTCCGGACAAAAGTTTCTTAATATTCTCATACCGTCATACCGGCGAAAGGCCGGTATCCACCAAGAATTTTAAATAACTTCTGATCAGGTTCTTAACTCAACCCGACATCTATACGCTTTCGCGGGGGGAACGGGTCGAGATACTCTTTTGAAACACGCTCCAGGAGATGAGCGTTTTGCTCCTAGCAGGTAAGCTGCTGGAAGAAGTCGTTGCCCTTGTCGTCCACCAGGATGAAAGCGGGGAAATCAACCACTTCGATCTTCCAGATGGCTTCCATACCCAGTTCCGGGTATTCAAGGACTTCGACTTTCTTGATGTTTTCCTGGGCCAGCAGAGCAGCGGGGCCGCCGATGGAGCCCAGGTAGAAGCCGCCGTGCTTCTTGCATGCATCGGTTACCTGCTGGCTGCGGTTGCCCTTGGCGATCATGATGAGTGAACCGCCGTGGGATTGGAACAGATCCACGTAGGAATCCATACGTCCCGCAGTAGTGGGACCGAAAGAACCGGAGGGCATGCCCTTGGGGGTCTTGGCCGGGCCTGCATAATAAATGGGATGATCCTTGATGTACTGAGGAAGCCCTTCACCCTTGTCGATGCGTTCCTTGAGTTTCGCGTGGGCGATGTCACGGCCGACGATGATGGTGCCGGTGAGGGAAAGCTGAGTGGTCACGGGGTACTTGGTGAGTTCGGCAAGGATCTCTTTCATGGGGCGGTTGAGATCGATTTTCACCACGCCGTGTTCATGTTTTCCGCGGTACTTTTCAGGTATGAAACGGCCGGGATTGGCTTCCAGTTCTTCCAGCCAGATCCCGTCCTTGTTGATTTTGGCTTTGACATTTCTGTCGGCGGAACAGGAGACGCCCATTCCGACGGGACAGGATGCGCCGTGGCGCGGCAGGCGGATGACGCGAACGTCCAGAGCGAAATGCTTTCCGCCGAACTGAGCGCCGAATCCGCACTTTTGAGCGGCCTTGAGCATTTTTTCTTCCATTTCCAGGTCACGGAAGGCCTGGCCGCCTTCATTGCCCTGGGTCGGCAGCGCGTCCAGGTAACCGGTAGAAGCGTACTTTACCGTCTTGAGGCAGGCTTCAGCGGAAGTTCCACCGATAACGAAAGCCAGGTGGTACGGAGGGCAGGCGGCCGTACCGAGGGTCTTCATCTTTTCCACGAGAAACTTTTCCAGGCTCGCGGGATTTAGAAGCGCTTTGGTTTCCTGGTAAAGGTAGGTCTTGTTGGCGGAACCGCCGCCTTTGGCTACGAAGAGGAATTTGTATTCCATACCATCCGTTGCATAGAGGTCGATCTGTGCGGGGAGATTGGTGCCGGAATTTTTCTCTTCATACATGGTGAGGGGAATCGTTTGGGAGTAACGCAGGTTTTCTTCGGTATATGTCTTATAGACTCCCTTGGAAAGGTATTCTTCGTCCTTCACGCCCGTCCAGACCTGCTGTCCCTTTTTGCCGACGATGGTTGCCGTTCCTGTATCCTGGCAAAGTGGCAGCACGCCCTTGGCGGCCACTTCGGCATTTCGCAGCATGGCTATGGCTACACCGCGGTCGTTGGCCGAAGATTCGGGATCTTCCAGGATAGCGGCGACTTTTTCGAGATGCGCCGGGCGCAGCATGAAAGAGACGTTGCGCATGGCGTTGTTGGCAAGATAGGTAAGCCCTTCAGGATCGACTTTGAGTATCTCCTTGCCATCAAAAGTGGTGACCGAAACATAGTCTTTTGTCAGCAGATTGTACTTGGTTTCGTCTTTTCCGAGGGGAAATGGATCTTGGTACTTGAATTCGGGCATCTTTAGCTCCTTTGGGTGTACTGTTTCGGACTCAATGAGATCGTTGTGAAATAACCAACATTGTATATTATCGGAAAAAAATGATTTGTCGAGCATGGAGTTGCGCTTATCCGCAATTCTCATGGGGTGGGCTGGAAAGAATTGCCCGGATTGACTTTGGGGATGGAAATGTAAAATGTAGTGCCCGCTTCAGGCCCCGGTTCCGCCCACACTTTTCCGCCATGCCGTTCAGCGATTTCCCTGACGATGCTCAACCCCAAACCGGTCCCCGCTACTCCCTTGGAACTGCTGTGTCTCTTGAACAAGCCAAAGATCTTCTCGCAATCTTCCTTCCTTATTCCCACCCCATTGTCCCGCACTGAAAAGGTGTGGAAGTCTTGAGATTCTTCATAGCCGATTTGAATTTCAGAAAGTTCTTTTCCACCGTATTTCATTGCATTATCGATGAAATTTCTGAAAACACGTAAGAAAGACAATCGATCCACCATGACTTCTATGTCCCTGTCAGGTTCAATCCACAAAATGTGGCGATCCGCCAGTCGTTCGGTGAATTCTTCCCGGATCATCTTGAGAAATTCCTTGAAATAGAACTTCTCTATCTGCAGGGGGGCTTCCTTGCTGGCGATGTAGATATTTATTTTTTCCACAAGGGCTGAATTGAGCTCAGCCGCCTTGAGGATTTGTTCACAGTAATGTTTGCCCCTTTCATCCAGTTTATGAGCGTAATGCTTCTGAAGAAGCTTCGTCAGTCCATGAATGCCAATGGCCGGACTTTTCAAGTCGTGCATGACGGAATAAGCAAAGAGCTTGAGTTTCTCAGAACTTTGACGAAGAGCTTCTTCCACTTTTTTGCGTTCTTCGATCTCTTCTATGAGCAGTTGATTGGTGTGGGCCAGTTCCCGGGTTCTCGCCTGCACGCGTAGTTCGAGTTCGTCATGAGCCTTTCTCAGTTCGTCCCTGGTGCGCACACGCTGAATCGCCGTTCCCAGTCCCATGGCCACCCCTTCCAGGACTTCCACCATTTCAAAGGGGATGACGTTTTCTCGATGATCGGCGATGTGAATCAGTCCAAGGATAGAGTTTTCCATGCGTATAGGGATGAGCACAACAGATTCATAGCCGAATTCATTGCATTTGTTACGGGTGAATTTTCTTTCTTCTTCCGTCAGGCCGGACAGAAAACGGGTCGTGCCATTAATGTAAAGGGAACCGCCCGGGGTGTAATGAGGAAGATGAGGTTCGGTCTTGCCCTGGATGACCGTAGTGCACATGCATCGATGCGAGTGAATCGAAAGAAGATTTTCCTCCTCGAAAAATCCGGGACTGAACCCATCGTATGCTTGATATGGGATGCTGCCGTCTTGATTCAAAATACGGATTCCGGCTGCGGAGCACCCCGTGTAGTGTCTCAGTTCGTGCACAAATTCCTTCAACATAACGGACATTTGCAGGTTTTTATTGGCAATTTCCAGAAAGCGGTGGGAAATTTTGAGGGCTTCCTCTGCGCGCTTCCTGTGCGTAATATCCTGAATCTGAACCAGATATTCGCTGATATGGTCCCCTTCGTGCATGGGGGTGATGAGAACGTCGATATGGATGATTCCCGACTTACTGGACTCAAAGAAGTTCATCTCCTTGATCTTGTCGAAGTCGAAAGGGATTTCATATCGAACGCTCTTGCCTTCTTGCAGTGTCTTCACCAATCCGGCTGGAAGATTGGGATCTTCAAAAAGATTGACCTTCTGAAGCTGGGGCGGGTCGGAAATGCCGAATATCTTCAAACTGGCTTCATTGAGATCGATGAGATCTCCCGATGCGTCGTAGAGTTCAATGCCGATGGGGGAGGCTTCATAAATATTCCTGAATCTTTCTTCGCTCTCTCTGAGGGCCTCCTCCGTTTTCTTTCTTCGCGTGATATCGCGGTCAATGCCCCGGTATCCTTTCAGTTCACCGGAACTGCCGAAAATGGGAACACCACTGGTTTCCAGAATGAGTTCGCGGCCCTCCTTGTGAACGACGCGATTGACGAAACTTGTAAGGGGTTTTCCTTCACGCATCACTTGAAAGGCTAGTCGTCGCTGAGCTTCTTTTTCCTTTTGGGAAAACAGATCATAAAAATGTTTCTGAAGGATCTCCTCGGAGGTGTAACCTGTGATTTTTTGGACCATGGGATTGGAATAGGTGTATTTCCCCTCCATATCCACTTCCCAAATCCAGTCGGAAGTGCTTTCAGCCAGGTCTCTAAAACGTTTTTCCGTTTCGCGGAGGGAATTCTTGAGTTCCCTTTCCCGCATCACCTTTTCAATGATTCTGGGAACAAGGGAAAAGAAATCGGAGGACTTGACCAGGTAATCGGAAGCGCCGAGCTTCATGGCTTTGACGGCGATGCCCTCGTCCCCCTGCCCCGTGATCATGATTACGGGAATGTCTTTTCCTCCAGCTTGGAGAGCTTCCAGAAATTCGATGCCGTTCATACCGGGCATGAGATAGTCCACCATGATGACATCAGGATGCAATACTTCTATTTCTTGAAAGCAGGAACTCGCCTCTTCGAAGTGCTGGACGGAGGAGCCGGGAAATTCTTTGAGGATCGCCCGTTTCATGAGCTGAAAATGGGGTTCTTCATCTTCGATAATGACTATCGTCAGTGGTTCTTCCAATCTCATCATCCTTCTGATAACTCTGATTGCCGTACGAGCGGACTAATCTTCGGAGGTGGTGGGGGGTTCGTTGAGGTTCATCCAGTAGAAGTCGATCTGCATGACTTTTTCTTCGAATTCCTTGAACCCTACGGGCTTGGTCAGGTAGCTGTTGGCGTAATGTCCGTAGGATGCCGCAATGTCTTCTTCACGTTTGGAAGTGGTGAGCATGATGACGGGGATCGGCTTTAGCCTGGGATCTTCCTTGATCCTTTTCAGTACCTCTATGCCGTCTATACCGGGGAGATTGATGTCGAGCAGGATCAGAGCGGGGCAGGGATACTTTTCACGGTCGCTGTAAATTCCACGGTTGAACAGGTAGTCGAGTGCCTGCTCCCCGTCGTTCAAAATATCGATCCTGTTTGCGTGGCCGGCTTTGCGTATGGCCCGCTTGGTGAGCTCGGCATGAGCTTCCTCATCTTCTACGATTAAAATGTGAGTGGGGTCACAGCCCATCGTTAAACATCCTTATCCTTGAGAGTGAAAAAGAAAGTTGTTCCCTTCCCTGGCTCCGAAGAAAGCCAGATTCTGCCTCCGTGGTATTCTATAATTCTTTTGACGATTGTGAGCCCCATACCGGTCCCGTCCCCAGCACGTTTTGCTGCTGGAAGCCTTTGAAATATTTGAAATATTTTATTGAAATACATTTCTTCGATGCCGATGCCGTTGTCGCGGAAATAAAAGACTTTCTGCCCGTTTTCCTCGTTGCATCCCACATCGATGCGAGGGGAAGGGTTGTCCTTGCCGATGTATTTCACCGCATTGGACAGGAAGTTGTCGACCACTTGCGTGATGCGTTTTTTCTCGCCGAATACCTCGGGAAGATCTTCCTGCACATGGACTTCAATGCCCCGGGCATCGATCTGAGGTTGTAATAATTTGATTGCCCCCTTGACAACCGTGCCAAAAGGAAAAACTGTTTTCTTTTCCGTGACGCGACCTATTCGGGAGAGGTTCAGGAGGTCGTTGATGAGGGATTCCATCTTCAGCGCGGCATCACTCATGTACTTGAGGTATTTGTCTGCATCCCCCGCCAGTACCTGGCCGAAATCCTCCCTCAATGCTCCGATAAACCCTTCAATGGTGACGATGGGGGTCTTCAGGTCGTGTGAAACCGTATAAACGAAGGATTCCATTTCTACATTTGCGGCACTCAGTTCGTCCAGAGTTTCCTTGAGTTTCTTCTCATTTTCCCGGAGAGCTTCTTCGACTTTTTTCCTTTCCTTGATCTCATAAAGGGCAGTATCTCTGGATTCTCTGTACAGTTCCATGCGGTGGAGAAGCAGGTGAAGGAGAATAGCAAGCCCTGCGGAGAGGGCCAGTCCGAAAGCCAAAAAGGGAAAGTTTGGCACCAGGGAAGGAGTGTAGAGGGTAGCGGTCGGCGCCAATTGAATGTTCCAAATTTTTCCCCCTAAATTCACCTGCTTCACAATCCGGGGAATCTTCATATCATAGTCGGGGGAGGCCGGATCACATTTATCCATGGATGGATAGATGATGTGCCCTCCCTCGGAGATGACCAGATCAAACGCTGAAAAAATCTCTCTGGATACAGCAACATCCAACAGTCTTTTCAGCTGAAACACTCCATCGATATATCCCTGAATTCTACCATCGTGCACAAGAGGCACTAAAATCTCAAATCCCGTTCCACCCTCAAAAAGCTCCATGCAAGGGGTCAAAGCATACTGCAGTTCGTTTCTGGCTCTCTCAATCGTGGCAATATAGGCGGCATTTCCATAGGCCGAGATGTTTTTCCCCTGCTTTTCTGCATTTTCTTCTTTGGGAAACACCCAGCGAATATAGCCTTCAGGATCGATCCAATTGATGGCCGTAAATCCCGGGTAGTGCCTGAACAAGGCGTTACTGAAAGTAAGAAAACGCTGCTGGCTGAAGTCGGGAGGTTGCCGTTCCACCCACCTGTCCGCCAGGAGTTCGAGAGATGCGATGCGAGCATTGACAAATCCTTCGATGCGTATTCGTAATTGCTCTGCCGTGGTCTCCGTCAAGTGCATGAGCACCTGGCGTTCGTGCTGGTTTTGGGCTTGCCATAAGAGAATCGTAAGCGTGGCAAAAAAAACGAATGCGATCAGGGAAAGGAAGCTTTTCAAACCGCGAAATGACATCGTTATCACCATTTTTGTTAAAAATCCAAACACTTAATAAGTAAAGGCATTATATGTTATCTCATTATGAAGTCTTTTCCAACCGCAATGTATTGCGGGGCCGAATCCGTTTGTTGGATTCCCTCTCTATAGAATTTATATAAAAAAGGCTCATGGCTTATAACGACATCGTTTTTCAAGAGTGTTTTCCGCTTTCCTTATGCCTTATATCTTATTGCCTTTTTTCATTTTTCGTTGTGACCGTTCCGGCATGGGAGTTAAATAGAACATTGGAGCTAAGGCATGCATAAGTATTACGGGGGACGTGGAACTGCGGAAAAGGGTTCCATTTGGGAAGATGTTGGAAACCGGCAGGGATGCTGGGAATGAAAGTTTGCCCCGAGGTATCGAAAAGCCACATCTGCTCGTACTTTGTTGATACCTCGAAGCGAGCGCGACAGGTGGGAGCTTACCAATTTTCCTTCTTCCGCGAAGGGAGGAGATTATCCAAAGATTGAACCGGCTGAAAGCGGTGATCAATCAGGAGCGTTTTCCACCTCGATGCGACTACTGATGCAGGCCCGGCAGGAACCCGACCGGGTTCGAGCCGCATCCGAAAGGGAAAGCACTCCCACTATTTTCCCGGGATCTTCTTTGTGAACGAAAAGACGCTGAACATCGGCGAAAATCATCCTCTGAATGGCTAAAACCAGGTGCTCTCTCTCATCGCAAGATCGTACGGGAGTGCTCATGATCGTTTTGGCGGGCACCTCGGCGGAAATCCCATGTTTGTACGCAATGATGAGATCCGTTTTGGAAACCACCCCGGCGGGAAGTCCGTTTTCGTCGATAATGAGGACCGCTCCCACATTGTTGGCCTCGAGCCCCTCCATCACCTCCATCAAGCTTTCGTTTTCATGGTTTACAAAGACGGATGGGGTCATCACTTCATATACATGAAAAGGCTCGGCAAGGAACCCTTCGGAGTCCGCTTCCCTGGTGCGCAGGATATTCCTTTCGCACTTGTGACAATATCTGTAAAGCAGACCACAGATATCGTAATACGCCAAAACACCTACAACTTGGTCAGGAGCGCTTTCCTTTACAAAGAGGCGGTGGACGTTGTGGGTTCTCATGAGGTCGAGAGCGGATTCCAGGGTATCCCCCGGCTCGCAGAACAGGGGAGAGGGCATCATGATGGCTTCCAGAGGGGTTTCGATGGGGATACCTGCGTAATATCCCCCCATGATGTTGGTTTTGGACACAACCCCAACGGGCTCATGCTTTTCGTCTGTAATGAGCAGGGAATTGACTCGAAACTTGATGACAGTTTTGGCTGCCTCTTCGATGGGCGCATCTTTAGGTAACTGGGCGGCAATCCTGCGCATGGCATCGAGGACCGTCAGCCCACTCAAAACGCTCTTCCTCTCGACGATGGGCATAGTACTCACCAAAAAGCTAAAAGGTTAAGTCATGCAGCTGGGACGTTCCATGAGATGGTAGAAGACCTTGGAAATATAAACAATCCCAACAACTTTTCCATTTTCTAAAACAGGGAGGCGGCGCAGGTGCTTGCGGATCATGATGTCTACGATGAAGAGCAGATGAGTGTCGGGTGTGATGGAGATGAGATCGGTGGTCATGATGTCTTCGACCAGGATGGACTTGGCTCGGCGGCAGGTTTCGTCCAAAAATCCCGTTACGTCCATGTCGTTCATTTCACCCCAGATATGAATATGCTTGGGGCGCATGAGAAGCAGGACATCGAACATGGAAACCATTCCCACGAGCTCCCCCTGGTCGGTGGTCACCAGAAGTCCAAAACTCTTGGACTTTTGTTCTTCACTGGCTTTCTTGAAAACCTTGACGACTTCCGTAACAGACATCTTGGGGTGGAGGGTCAGGAAGGTGGTATCCATTACGTCTTTTGCTGTAACGGTCATATCATCCCCTCTATGTTTGAAAGACATCAAAATGGAAAATATGGTTTGAAATCTTCTGTCGAGGACTGGAATATGATGTATCATTTCAGGCCGAAGTGTCAACATTCTTATGGCATTACGAAAGATTTACGAGATGAACCAGATCCATATTCATATTCATCTTGGGAGCAGCACCTCGAAACGATGAAAGAACACCGTCGGATGGTCTACCCTTCCTGATCCGCCACCATTTCCCGGGAGGTTTCCAGGAGCATCGGGATTTGGGAGGCTTTGAACTCCAGCGGAGGGATCAGGTCAATTTCAAAAAAGGGTATTTATTGAGTTCTTCCCGGGTCCAGATGGAAAATCCGGCTTGCTGTCCCAGGGTTTCGACCGCCAAAATGGCATCCGGGTCTTCGAAATTCAGGTGACCCGGTGTTCCCAGCTCTTCCAGGGATTTCAGGATGGCTTCGTTGAGCATCCTTTCTTCCTCGACCGTTGAAATTTTGCCCTTGAAGCCCCGCCGGTGCATCCTGACATGAAAACTCTTTCCCTGCAGTTTCTCCACGAAGCTCAAAGCGATTTCTTTGGCTTTCGCTTGAAATTCTTCCGGTGTTTGAAAGCTGAAAATATCGGTCACAGGAATGAGACGTGCCAGGTGCGTGAGGATTGATGGATCTGCGGCGATTTTTTCACTCAATCTTGTGAGCATTTCATCAACATAAGAACACCGCATGATGAGTACGTTGAAAAACTCGGTGCGTTGGATCGGTCCAAATTCATTCAATAAATTGCGGACTCGACCGTATGCTTTTTCATGAACCGTGATGAGAACGTTCCAATCCCGCATTTCGTGCCCTTGAATCTATATGAAAAACCTTTGGACCGGTGAAGGGGTGAGCCGGTGGACAGGCGGGCCGGCTCACCCCTTCACCGATTTCCATGTATCGTTGTGTCTTTCCGGGTCATGGCGGTGAACTGTCCAAGGAAAGGAAGGGGTCATAAGAAGGTTATGCCCTTACTTTTTCCGGTTTCTTCAGGCTCGTCTCTCTTTTTCAAGATTTTGTTCTCGGGAAATGATTGTGACCATATCCGTGAGCTGTTCCCAGATTTGTTCCAGCACATCATCGAGGGTAAGAATCCCTTCAAGCCCGCCTTTGGCGTTGACCACCGGGATGCGGCGAAAACCGCGGGAGCGCATCTTTTTTAAAACTTCGGCAATGTCGTCGTTTTCCAGTGCCGTCACAGGCTCCGGCGTCATCACGTCTTCGACAGTGAGCGATCCAATGTAATCTGGAGCATTGGCCATGACTCCAACGACGATATCCCGGTCCGTCAGAATGCCAATGGGAATCCGCTCCCCCTCCTTTTCTTCGACGACGACCAGATTGCCCACATGATATTCACGCATGCGTTTACTCGCTTCCATGAGAGTTTCTTTCCTGGTGGCGATGGCGACTTCCCGAATACAGATCTCACCTGCTGTCATGATTTTACTCCTTCACAGTTTGGGGGGGCAGAGCATTCCACGAATCTCAAATTGCGCCACATGCTGCGAAAAAATATGGATTATTTCCCGACGGGAATAATATAGAGAGGGGATTCGCCTTTCTCGCAACCGACTACTTGGGCCACAGTTTCGTCACGGAAGGCGCCGATGACCACCGCTCCCAGGTTCAGCGAAACGGCCTGCAGCAAGGCGTTTTGAGCGGCGTGGCCGGCCTCCATATATACATACCTGATTCCACGTTCCCCGTATTTTGAAGTCGTGCGTTCATAGACTCCGCAGATGACCAGAACAACGGGAGCTTTCCTGATGGGGTCCTGGCTGAGAGCCGCCTGACAGAGGGCGTCTCTTCGGTCTTCACTCCCTTTCTTCTGGAGCTCGTGCCTTGCAGGCCGGTATTTGTAGATGCCTGCGGAAAGGTGAGTCGCATTTCCGACAAGGGCATATATTTCAAGGGGATAAAGCGCTCCCGCAGAAGGGGCTGCCCGGTATCCTCCGGGATCGGTGATCCCCTGAGCCGCCCAAAGAAGCTGTGAAATATCTGAAAGATCCAAAGGCTCCAGCCTGTAATTCCGGATAGATCTTCTGGCAAGGATTGCGCTCTCCACCGATATTTTGCTATTGTACTGAGGGTCTGGAAGCTTGATGGTGTCTGTACGCGGTTCTTCGGACATGTTTTCTCCTCTCGCCGGCTGGGTAAAAATCATAAACATCAAAATCAGAAAGGAGACTACAACTGCACTTACGATGAATTTTCGGGGTATTCCATCAGATGGTTTTCTCGAATTTATCATGATATCCGTTTCCTCAACATATACTCTGCACGGATAAAATTATGACTTTTGATCATCCTGCAGAAGTCAAGATTTCAACCGTTCACAGTATAAATACCTGAAAGGATTCTACCCCATTGTTGTTATTTTAAGAATTCTCCCCCTGCCGTTCAAGTTCGGTTGTTGCCAAAAGTGGGATAGAAAGGTGGTGGTTCATGGGAAAAGGCGGTGTCTCATCCTTCATTCGACATCATTTCAGGCATTTCAATGCCGCTGCCCTGGTAGATGCTGCGCAAGCCTACAGAGATCTTCTTGATGATAACGGGTTCATGTTTTTGGCCATGGCAGGAGCTATGAGCACTGCGGAGCTGGGGCTGTCTCTGGCTGAGATGATTCGCCGTGATAAGGTGCATGCCATTTGCTGCACGGGGGCGAACCTGGAGGAGGATATTTTCAATCTCGTTGCTCATAATCATTATATCCGTGTTCCCAATTACCGGGAACTTTCGCCGCAAGACGAAAAAAAGCTGCTGGAACGCAAACTGAACCGTGTGACGGATACATGTATTCCCGAAGAAGAAGCCATCAAACGCATTGAAAAGGTCGTCCTGGATCTTTGGGTGGAAGCCGACCAAAAAGGGGAACGCTGTTTTCCTCACGAGTTTTTCTATCGTATGCTCCGAAGTGGAACACTTCGGAATCACTATGAAATTGATGAAAAAGAGAGCTGGATGCTTGCCGCTTCGGAGAGGAACCTGGCCATCTTCGTACCCGGATGGGAGGATTCAACATTGGGAAATATCTATGCTTCCCACTGTA
This region of Desulforhabdus amnigena genomic DNA includes:
- a CDS encoding sensor histidine kinase, whose protein sequence is MSFRGLKSFLSLIAFVFFATLTILLWQAQNQHERQVLMHLTETTAEQLRIRIEGFVNARIASLELLADRWVERQPPDFSQQRFLTFSNALFRHYPGFTAINWIDPEGYIRWVFPKEENAEKQGKNISAYGNAAYIATIERARNELQYALTPCMELFEGGTGFEILVPLVHDGRIQGYIDGVFQLKRLLDVAVSREIFSAFDLVISEGGHIIYPSMDKCDPASPDYDMKIPRIVKQVNLGGKIWNIQLAPTATLYTPSLVPNFPFLAFGLALSAGLAILLHLLLHRMELYRESRDTALYEIKERKKVEEALRENEKKLKETLDELSAANVEMESFVYTVSHDLKTPIVTIEGFIGALREDFGQVLAGDADKYLKYMSDAALKMESLINDLLNLSRIGRVTEKKTVFPFGTVVKGAIKLLQPQIDARGIEVHVQEDLPEVFGEKKRITQVVDNFLSNAVKYIGKDNPSPRIDVGCNEENGQKVFYFRDNGIGIEEMYFNKIFQIFQRLPAAKRAGDGTGMGLTIVKRIIEYHGGRIWLSSEPGKGTTFFFTLKDKDV
- a CDS encoding THUMP domain-containing protein — translated: MRDWNVLITVHEKAYGRVRNLLNEFGPIQRTEFFNVLIMRCSYVDEMLTRLSEKIAADPSILTHLARLIPVTDIFSFQTPEEFQAKAKEIALSFVEKLQGKSFHVRMHRRGFKGKISTVEEERMLNEAILKSLEELGTPGHLNFEDPDAILAVETLGQQAGFSIWTREELNKYPFLKLT
- a CDS encoding fumarate hydratase; this translates as MPEFKYQDPFPLGKDETKYNLLTKDYVSVTTFDGKEILKVDPEGLTYLANNAMRNVSFMLRPAHLEKVAAILEDPESSANDRGVAIAMLRNAEVAAKGVLPLCQDTGTATIVGKKGQQVWTGVKDEEYLSKGVYKTYTEENLRYSQTIPLTMYEEKNSGTNLPAQIDLYATDGMEYKFLFVAKGGGSANKTYLYQETKALLNPASLEKFLVEKMKTLGTAACPPYHLAFVIGGTSAEACLKTVKYASTGYLDALPTQGNEGGQAFRDLEMEEKMLKAAQKCGFGAQFGGKHFALDVRVIRLPRHGASCPVGMGVSCSADRNVKAKINKDGIWLEELEANPGRFIPEKYRGKHEHGVVKIDLNRPMKEILAELTKYPVTTQLSLTGTIIVGRDIAHAKLKERIDKGEGLPQYIKDHPIYYAGPAKTPKGMPSGSFGPTTAGRMDSYVDLFQSHGGSLIMIAKGNRSQQVTDACKKHGGFYLGSIGGPAALLAQENIKKVEVLEYPELGMEAIWKIEVVDFPAFILVDDKGNDFFQQLTC
- a CDS encoding PAS domain S-box protein, which gives rise to MEEPLTIVIIEDEEPHFQLMKRAILKEFPGSSVQHFEEASSCFQEIEVLHPDVIMVDYLMPGMNGIEFLEALQAGGKDIPVIMITGQGDEGIAVKAMKLGASDYLVKSSDFFSLVPRIIEKVMRERELKNSLRETEKRFRDLAESTSDWIWEVDMEGKYTYSNPMVQKITGYTSEEILQKHFYDLFSQKEKEAQRRLAFQVMREGKPLTSFVNRVVHKEGRELILETSGVPIFGSSGELKGYRGIDRDITRRKKTEEALRESEERFRNIYEASPIGIELYDASGDLIDLNEASLKIFGISDPPQLQKVNLFEDPNLPAGLVKTLQEGKSVRYEIPFDFDKIKEMNFFESSKSGIIHIDVLITPMHEGDHISEYLVQIQDITHRKRAEEALKISHRFLEIANKNLQMSVMLKEFVHELRHYTGCSAAGIRILNQDGSIPYQAYDGFSPGFFEEENLLSIHSHRCMCTTVIQGKTEPHLPHYTPGGSLYINGTTRFLSGLTEEERKFTRNKCNEFGYESVVLIPIRMENSILGLIHIADHRENVIPFEMVEVLEGVAMGLGTAIQRVRTRDELRKAHDELELRVQARTRELAHTNQLLIEEIEERKKVEEALRQSSEKLKLFAYSVMHDLKSPAIGIHGLTKLLQKHYAHKLDERGKHYCEQILKAAELNSALVEKINIYIASKEAPLQIEKFYFKEFLKMIREEFTERLADRHILWIEPDRDIEVMVDRLSFLRVFRNFIDNAMKYGGKELSEIQIGYEESQDFHTFSVRDNGVGIRKEDCEKIFGLFKRHSSSKGVAGTGLGLSIVREIAERHGGKVWAEPGPEAGTTFYISIPKVNPGNSFQPTP
- a CDS encoding CBS domain-containing protein, whose amino-acid sequence is MPIVERKSVLSGLTVLDAMRRIAAQLPKDAPIEEAAKTVIKFRVNSLLITDEKHEPVGVVSKTNIMGGYYAGIPIETPLEAIMMPSPLFCEPGDTLESALDLMRTHNVHRLFVKESAPDQVVGVLAYYDICGLLYRYCHKCERNILRTREADSEGFLAEPFHVYEVMTPSVFVNHENESLMEVMEGLEANNVGAVLIIDENGLPAGVVSKTDLIIAYKHGISAEVPAKTIMSTPVRSCDEREHLVLAIQRMIFADVQRLFVHKEDPGKIVGVLSLSDAARTRSGSCRACISSRIEVENAPD
- a CDS encoding CBS domain-containing protein — translated: MTAGEICIREVAIATRKETLMEASKRMREYHVGNLVVVEEKEGERIPIGILTDRDIVVGVMANAPDYIGSLTVEDVMTPEPVTALENDDIAEVLKKMRSRGFRRIPVVNAKGGLEGILTLDDVLEQIWEQLTDMVTIISREQNLEKERRA
- a CDS encoding response regulator, whose protein sequence is MGCDPTHILIVEDEEAHAELTKRAIRKAGHANRIDILNDGEQALDYLFNRGIYSDREKYPCPALILLDINLPGIDGIEVLKRIKEDPRLKPIPVIMLTTSKREEDIAASYGHYANSYLTKPVGFKEFEEKVMQIDFYWMNLNEPPTTSED
- a CDS encoding NADH:flavin oxidoreductase, whose amino-acid sequence is MSKLFDSMKLKNLSLNNRFVRSATWEGMAGKDGSSTQKLTDFMVRLVEGGVGLIVSGHTYVSREGQAGPGQLGVYDDTLIPGLISLTDAVHKAGGKIVMQLAHAGCQAAEALTGLTPLGPSSVDGEKGQVCRKANPKEIGGIVEAFGQGAARAKRAGFDGVQIHAAHGYLLSQFLSPFYNKRQDEYGGSIENRARFLLAVYERIRGAVGSEFPVLVKMNAQDFLEGGFSSLEMVQVASMLEKAGIDAIEMSGGTIHSGPRLSPVRMGKLETEEKEVYYREEARLFKEKIRVPLILVGGIRSYHVADKLVEEGLADYISLSRPLIREPGLVNRWRSGDTRKSTCLSDNQCFKPAMAGEGLYCVVEAKEKAKTQ
- a CDS encoding CBS domain-containing protein → MTVTAKDVMDTTFLTLHPKMSVTEVVKVFKKASEEQKSKSFGLLVTTDQGELVGMVSMFDVLLLMRPKHIHIWGEMNDMDVTGFLDETCRRAKSILVEDIMTTDLISITPDTHLLFIVDIMIRKHLRRLPVLENGKVVGIVYISKVFYHLMERPSCMT